The Naumovozyma castellii chromosome 4, complete genome genome contains a region encoding:
- the DBP3 gene encoding RNA-dependent ATPase DBP3 (ancestral locus Anc_6.204), whose translation MTKEEIKDRKRKVEAEELVEKKKHKKDKKDKKDKKDKKHKKHKEHKSSKKEKTVSEEIESHSDEDVKISQSLGDYVQNEELTNLPQSEIDEFYKENEVSVDDPSKLNLRPLLSFKHVSFNSKIQSEIAKFPKPTPIQAVSWPYLLSGKDVIGVAETGSGKTFAFGVPAINYLVLNNGKSKGVQVLVISPTRELASQIYDNLIVLTDKVGLECCCVYGGVPKDAQRAQLRRSQVVVATPGRLLDLIQEGSVDLSAVKYLVLDEADRMLEKGFEEDIKNIIRETATKDRQTLMFTATWPKEVRELASSFMNKPVKVSIGNRDELSANKRITQIVEVIEPQRKDRKLLELLKKYHSKKEKVLIFALYKKEAARVERTLRYNGYDVAAIHGDLSQEQRTKALGEFKSGKSNLLLATDVAARGLDIPNVKTVINLTFPLTVEDYVHRIGRTGRAGQTGTAHTLFTEQEKHLAGGLVNVLNGANQPVPEDLIKFGTHTKKKEHGAYGAFYKDVDMSKKPKKVVFD comes from the coding sequence atgactaaggaagaaatcaaagacAGAAAGAGAAAGGTTGAAGCTGAAGAGCTAGTCGAGAAGAAAAAGCACAAGAAGGATAAGAAGGATAAGAAAGACAAGAAGGACAAGAAACACAAGAAGCATAAGGAACACAAATCTTctaagaaggaaaaaacTGTATCCGAAGAAATAGAATCTCACTCAGATGAAGACGTTAAAATCAGTCAATCTTTAGGTGATTACGttcaaaatgaagaattaacTAATCTTCCTCAAtctgaaattgatgaattttaCAAGGAAAATGAAGTCTCTGTTGATGACCCATCAAAGTTAAATCTACGTCCCTTACTATCATTTAAACATGTGTCATTCAATTCCAAGATCCAATCTGAAATTGCTAAATTCCCAAAACCAACACCAATTCAAGCTGTCTCATGGCCATATCTATTATCTGGTAAGGATGTTATTGGTGTTGCTGAAACCGGTTCAGGTAAAACTTTTGCCTTTGGTGTCCCAGCCATTAACTATTTGGTTCTTAATAATGGTAAGAGCAAAGGTGTTCAAGTTCTTGTGATTTCACCAACTAGGGAGTTAGCATCTCAAATTTATGATAATTTGATCGTTTTGACTGATAAAGTTGGATTGGAATGTTGTTGTGTTTACGGTGGTGTTCCAAAGGATGCTCAAAGAGCTCAACTTAGAAGATCTCAAGTTGTAGTCGCTACACCAGGAAGATTATTGGATTTGATCCAAGAAGGTTCCGTGGATTTATCTGCAgtcaaatatttagttCTTGATGAGGCTGATAGAATGTTAGAAAAGGggtttgaagaagatattaaaaacATTATTAGAGAGACGGCAACTAAAGATAGACAAACACTAATGTTTACTGCTACCTGGCCAAAAGAAGTTCGTGAATTAGCCTCTTCATTCATGAACAAACCTGTGAAGGTATCTATCGGTAATAGAGATGAATTATCCGCCAATAAAAGAATTACTCAAATTGTCGAAGTCATCGAACCTCAAAGAAAGGAtagaaaattattagaactATTAAAGAAGTATCATTctaaaaaagaaaaagtgCTAATCTTTGCCCTATATAAGAAAGAGGCTGCCCGTGTGGAAAGAACTTTGAGATATAATGGCTATGATGTTGCTGCTATTCATGGTGATTTATCACAAGAACAAAGAACCAAGGCTTTAGGGGAATTCAAGTCTGGTAAATCAAATCTTTTATTAGCTACTGATGTTGCTGCTAGAGGGTTAGATATTCCAAATGTTAAGACAGTCATTAATCTAACGTTCCCATTGACTGTTGAAGATTATGTTCATAGAATTGGTAGAACCGGTAGAGCCGGTCAAACTGGTACTGCTCATACTCTTTTCACTGAACAAGAAAAGCATCTAGCTGGTGGTTTGGTTAACGTCTTGAACGGTGCTAACCAACCTGTTCCAGAAGATCTAATTAAATTTGGTACTCATACTAAGAAGAAGGAACATGGTGCTTACGGTGCATTTTACAAAGATGTTGATATGAGCAAAAAGCCAAAGAAGGTTGTATTTGATTAA
- the HNM1 gene encoding Hnm1p (ancestral locus Anc_6.205), with amino-acid sequence MSSQDALDVIASTYNQDIDSNTSLHQRDTFDKNKLSTKTQELDGDANNNNGEVHLRKSFSVWSILGVGFGLTNSWFGISASMVTGISSGGPMMVVYGIIIIALVSICIGTSLSELSSAYPHAGGQFFWSLKLAPPKHKRFAAYLCGSFAYAGSVFTSASTTLSVATEVVGMYALTHPDFKVQRWHIFVCFELLHLLLMLFNCYGKSLPFISASSLYISLVSFFTITVTVLACSHGNFNDPKFVFATFYNETGWKNGGIAFIVGLINPAWSFSCLDCATHMAFEVEKPERVIPIAIMGTIAIGFATSFCYVIAMFFSLRDLDKILTSTTGAPILDIYNQVLGNKSGAIFLGCLVLFTSFGCVIACHTWQARLCWSFARDNGLPWSHLWAQVNPQMGVPLNAHLMSCAWISLIGILYLASSTAFNSLITGCIAFLLLSYIIPVICLLMKKRQIRHGPFWLGKFGLFSNIILLAWTAFAIIFFSFPPVLPVTKDNMNYVAVVIVGYTSYALLYWRFKGRKEFHAMEDDDDMDDGRGNTIETSASLISRDIEEQDDSERVSEIIHIQSDKDNK; translated from the coding sequence ATGAGCAGTCAAGATGCTTTAGATGTGATCGCATCAACATACAACCAGGACATTGACTCTAATACAAGCCTACATCAAAGGGACACATTCGATAAGAATAAGTTGTCGACAAAGACCCAGGAACTTGATGGAGATgctaacaataataatggggAGGTTCACCTAAGAAAATCATTCTCCGTCTGGTCTATCCTCGGTGTCGGGTTTGGGTTAACAAACTCGTGGTTCGGGATATCAGCGTCCATGGTCACAGGTATATCTTCCGGTGGGCCCATGATGGTCGTGTATGGTATTATAATCATCGCTTTGGTGTCCATTTGTATCGGTACTTCCTTAAGTGAGTTATCCTCCGCTTATCCACATGCTGGTGGTCAATTTTTCTGGTCTTTGAAATTGGCTCCCCCAAAGCATAAAAGATTTGCCGCATATCTTTGTGGGTCATTCGCCTATGCTGGTTCTGTGTTTACTAGTGCATCAACGACGTTATCAGTGGCAACTGAAGTGGTGGGAATGTACGCGTTAACTCATCCTGATTTTAAAGTTCAAAGATGGCACATTTTTGTCTGTTTCGAATTGCTACATTTGCTATTGATGCTATTTAATTGTTATGGGAAATCATTACCATTTATTTCAGCGTCATCATTATATATCTCCCTAGTGTCATTCTTCACCATTACTGTGACAGTATTGGCATGCTCTCATGGTAATTTTAATGATCCAAAATTTGTTTTCGCCACTTTTTACAATGAAACAGGTTGGAAAAATGGGGGTATTGCATTTATTGTGGGGTTAATTAATCCAGCATGGTCCTTTTCGTGCCTGGATTGTGCTACTCACATGGCTTTTGAAGTGGAAAAACCAGAACGTGTTATCCCCATTGCAATTATGGGCACAATTGCAATTGGATTTGCTACTTCATTTTGCTATGTCATCGCTATGTTCTTCTCCCTACGTGATTTGGATAAAATATTAACTTCCACCACAGGTGCTCCAATCTTAGATATTTATAATCAAGTGTTGGGTAACAAAAGTGGTGCCATCTTCCTTGGTTGCCTTGTCCTTTTCACCTCATTTGGTTGTGTTATCGCATGCCATACGTGGCAGGCAAGACTATGTTGGTCCTTTGCCAGAGATAATGGGTTACCATGGTCTCATCTTTGGGCTCAAGTGAATCCACAAATGGGGGTCCCACTAAATGCTCATTTGATGTCATGTGCATGGATTTCGTTAATTGGAATCCTGTACTTAGCATCATCTACAGcatttaattctttaatcaCCGGTTGTATCGCCTTTTTATTACTGTCTTATATCATTCCTGTGATTtgtttattaatgaaaaaacGTCAAATTCGTCATGGTCCCTTTTGGTTAGGTAAATTTGGATTGTTTAGCAATATTATTCTATTAGCATGGACAGCTTTTGccattatatttttctcaTTCCCGCCTGTACTACCTGTAACTAAAGATAATATGAATTATGTGGCGGTGGTCATTGTAGGTTACACATCATATGCATTATTATACTGGAGGTTCAAAGGTAGGAAAGAGTTCCATGCAAtggaagatgatgacgataTGGATGATGGTAGGGGCAATACGATTGAAACCTCAGCATCGTTAATATCTAGAgacattgaagaacaagacGATTCAGAAAGGGTCTCTGAGATAATACATATCCAATCGGACaaagataataaataa
- the RPL7A gene encoding 60S ribosomal protein uL30 (ancestral locus Anc_6.206), whose amino-acid sequence MAAEKILTPESQLKKSKAQQKTAEQVAAERAARKAANKEKRAIILERNAAYQKEYETAERAVIQAKRDARATGSYYVEAQQKLVFVVRIKGINKIPPKPRKVLQLLRLTQINSGTFVKVTKATVELLKLIEPYVAYGYPSYSTVRQLVYKRGHGKINKQRVALSDNAIIEANLGKYGILSIDDLIHELVTVGPHFKQANNFLWPFKLSNPSGGWGVPRKFKHFIQGGSFGNREEFINKLVKSMN is encoded by the exons ATGGCTGCTGA AAAAATCTTGACCCCTGAatctcaattgaagaagtcTAAGGCTCAACAAAAGACTGCTGAACAAGTTGCTGCTGAAAGAGCTGCTCGTAAGGCC GCTAACAAGGAAAAGAGAGCTATTATCTTGGAAAGAAACGCTGCTTACCAAAAGGAATACGAAACTGCTGAAAGAGCCGTTATCCAAGCTAAGCGTGATGCCAGAGCTACTGGTTCTTACTACGTTGAAGCTCAACAAAAGTTGGTCTTCGTTGTCAGAATCAAGGGTATCAACAAGATCCCACCAAAGCCAAGAAAGGTTTTACAATTATTGAGATTGACTCAAATCAACTCTGGTACTTTCGTCAAGGTCACCAAGGCCACCGTCGAATTGTTGAAGTTGATTGAACCTTACGTTGCTTACGGTTACCCATCTTACTCTACTGTCAGACAATTAGTCTACAAGAGAGGTCACGGTAAGATCAACAAGCAAAGAGTTGCTTTGTCCGACAACGCTATCATTGAAGCTAACTTGGGTAAGTACGGTATCTTGTCCATTGACGATTTGATCCACGAATTGGTCACTGTTGGTCCACATTTCAAGCAAGCTAACAACTTCTTGTGGCCATTCAAGTTGTCCAACCCATCCGGTGGTTGGGGTGTTCCAAGAAAGTTCAAGCACTTTATCCAAGGTGGTTCTTTCGGTAACCGtgaagaattcattaaCAAGTTGGTTAAGTCCATGAACTAA
- the MPS2 gene encoding Mps2p (ancestral locus Anc_6.208) has product MRQDKRREEEPEKWDHAWYQIDKERTNFIFAEDLPRLMKDPIWNPLTAEQWANLEGFATDSPAFKIEKEKLNPIMLTAIGKSLDELLSVSHEENDDHATSKVEMEPRTKTQSENDNNNNDKKIRTKDARPNLISKLSELNKELHRKDEIIMQKQNVINGLIDNVNLYKEKFEFLQREFTFYKQHDTQKRKPQTNENVGVNEKGDRNVNLKHEFILSEFRRQVREQNQLIAKLKERINSNPDDANAYLSSPTPNTVNEIKPAYISMWPPIIAVLLLLLFIIYSLISYTNVSIPSLLSSQEDDSDFARNQLSWWERISWLSRMIWSMKDYLESSSSSGNFPIDREDDAYNRVFGLTD; this is encoded by the coding sequence ATGAGACAGGACAAGAGAAGGGAAGAGGAACCGGAAAAATGGGATCACGCATGGTACCAAATAGATAAAGAGAGAAccaatttcatatttgCTGAAGATCTACCGAGATTAATGAAAGACCCCATTTGGAATCCTCTTACTGCAGAACAGTGGGCCAATCTTGAAGGGTTTGCGACGGATTCTCCAGcatttaaaattgaaaaggaaaaactTAATCCCATTATGTTAACAGCCATCGGCAAATCTttagatgaattattatcagtGTCtcatgaagaaaatgatgatcATGCTACGTCAAAAGTAGAAATGGAACCCAGGACCAAAACCCAATCAGAGAAtgataacaacaacaatgatAAGAAGATACGAACGAAGGATGCGAGACCCaatttaatttccaaactatctgaattaaataaagaactACACCGTAAGGATGAAATCATAATGCAAAAGCAAAATGTGATAAATGGGTTAATTGATAATGTGAACTTATAcaaggaaaaatttgaatttttacAGAGAGAGTTCACATTCTATAAACAACATGATACACAGAAGAGGAAACCTCAAACCAACGAAAATGTTGGTGTTAATGAAAAGGGGGACAGAAATGTGAATTTAAAACACGAATTTATTCTATCTGAGTTTAGACGTCAAGTACGAGaacaaaatcaattgattgCCAAATTAAAGGAAAGGATTAATTCGAATCCAGATGACGCAAATGCATATCTGTCCTCACCTACACCCAATACCGTCAATGAGATAAAACCTGCTTATATTTCAATGTGGCCGCCCATCATTGCAGTCTTACTTTTACTcctcttcattatttattcattgatttCATACACGAATGTGTCCATACCCTCTTTATTATCATCCCAGGAGGATGATTCAGATTTTGCAAGAAACCAACTTTCCTGGTGGGAAAGAATTAGTTGGCTAAGTAGGATGATCTGGTCCATGAAAGATTATCTAGAATCCTCATCATCCAGCGGTAACTTCCCAATAGACCGAGAAGATGATGCCTACAACCGAGTATTCGGACTGACAGACTAA
- the HSF1 gene encoding stress-responsive transcription factor HSF1 (ancestral locus Anc_6.209), with the protein MNGSDTSGNNNNNINDIRTPDLDQLSALDADDINKILHPNELFTNDDDIQQSLSDNGNDFLSGSLNGNDKNGKNSNNNNTANPDVAKSTTSSSVIEDIINPSLDPHSILSPMNDNNNSNNNVLATTRNLTQEPVRDLIRRTTSPMGIYHPSLNTVTQPTQVNELLSSQILANTLAQQQQLPKAPSKRYNAHKTRPAFVNKLWSMVNDEANHPLIQWSDDGKSFVVTNRGSFVHEILPKYFKHSNFASFVRQLNMYGWHKIQDVKSGSIQSSSDDRWQFGNRFFLRGRDDLLVNIIRQKGGSSTSTAAHNTNNDDGSNVNGGAPFDANSLYGNTINNGRPTLQIMNEAHLGNKLDSTLILNELEQLKYNQLALSKDLIRINKDNEMLWKENLMARERHRTQQQALEKIFRFLTSMMPHLDQKLIMDNIMNNTGGSGVGGNNNSNSSTGSGTKLDASTNKLNESLSTNQEMGGKSPMTDDIFHTNHDGTGNNAGLFDDIFNRTHQFSGENGTNQEYRPSTPLAATRMGSKPRYLLKNRASSNNSPTDNVKDISADEISNRISEIPAEDGRIEEVKQETPPGIRTHTSVESDAESTAKTSMLLKSLQSNIDHLDRIHHLEELITGNKTTGFETPAADGKISDISSTKNTPPGDHFDIQDYLNGDTTYNPHVNDLLGQGETGSGLTPLLMHHDTDDLMPLASPMGTTFPAHTDNPLLRDTGVMGTNGKRGQPDETPSVLEMEDSFESTPASPFASEHVSKRAKH; encoded by the coding sequence ATGAATGGTTCAGATACAAGCGgcaataacaataataacataaATGACATCAGGACCCCAGACCTCGACCAACTCTCGGCACTGGATGCAGATGACATAAATAAGATACTTCACCCCAATGAACTGTTTACCAATGACGATGATATACAACAGAGCTTATCAGATAATGGTAATGATTTTCTTTCAGGATCGTTGAATGGCAATGACAAGAATGGGAAGAACagtaacaataataatactgcCAATCCCGATGTGGCCAAGTCTACCACTTCCTCCAGtgtcattgaagatattataAATCCATCATTAGATCCGCATAGCATACTGTCTCCAATGAATGacaacaataatagtaataataatgtattGGCAACGACAAGAAACCTTACACAGGAACCCGTAAGAGATCTAATTCGTCGGACGACGAGTCCCATGGGGATATACCATCCTTCATTAAACACAGTAACACAACCCACTCAAGTGAATGAACTCTTATCATCTCAAATTCTGGCTAACACTTTGgctcaacaacaacaattaccGAAGGCACCATCTAAGAGATACAATGCGCATAAGACACGACCCGCTTttgttaataaattatgGAGTATGGTGAACGATGAGGCCAACCATCCATTAATTCAATGGTCCGACGATGGGAAATCCTTTGTAGTTACCAATAGAGGAAGTTTTGTCCATGAGATTCTAcctaaatatttcaagcATTCTAATTTTGCATCATTTGTGAGACAATTAAATATGTATGGTTGGCATAAGATTCAAGATGTGAAATCGGGATCCATTCAAAGTAGTTCTGACGATAGATGGCAATTTGGTAATAGATTTTTCCTTCGTGGTAGAGATGATTTATTAgtgaatattattagacAAAAGGGTGGGTCCTCCACCTCCACGGCAGCTCATAATACCAACAATGATGATGGAAGTAATGTGAATGGTGGTGCACCATTTGATGCGAATTCATTGTATGGGAATACGATAAATAATGGGAGACCCACTTTACAAATTATGAATGAAGCACATTTGGGTAATAAATTGGATTCTACATTGatattgaatgaattaGAACAACTCAAATATAATCAATTAGCGTTATCGAAGGATTTAATTCGGATAAATAAGGATAATGAGATGTTATGGAAGGAGAATTTGATGGCTCGAGAAAGGCATCGTACTCAACAACAGGCATTGGAAAAGATATTCCGATTTTTAACTTCCATGATGCCTCATTTAGACCAAAAATTGATCATGGATAATATAATGAACAATACGGGCGGATCTGGAGTAGGaggaaataataatagtaatagtAGTACTGGTAGTGGTACGAAATTGGATGCCAGCACTAATAAGTTGAATGAATCTTTGTCTACCAATCAAGAGATGGGGGGTAAGAGTCCCATGACGGATGATATATTTCATACGAATCATGATGGAACTGGGAACAATGCAGGTTTGTTCGATGATATATTTAATAGAACACACCAATTCAGTGGTGAAAATGGGACGAATCAAGAGTATCGACCAAGTACACCGCTTGCCGCTACGAGAATGGGGAGCAAGCCACgatatttattgaagaatcGAGCCAGttctaataattcaccTACTGACAACGTTAAGGATATTTCAGCGGATGAGATAAGTAATAGGATATCTGAGATCCCTGCTGAAGATGGCCGCATTGAAGAAGTGAAGCAAGAGACGCCGCCGGGGATACGAACTCATACTTCTGTGGAAAGCGATGCTGAGAGTACAGCGAAGACGTCCATGTTGTTAAAGAGTTTGCAATCGAACATTGATCATCTGGATAGAATACACCATTTAGAAGAGTTAATTACTGGGAACAAGACTACAGGGTTTGAAACCCCTGCTGCGGATGGCAAGATCAGTGACATTAGTAGCACGAAGAACACGCCGCCCGGTGATCATTTCGATATCCAAGATTATCTCAACGGGGACACAACGTACAATCCGCACGTGAACGATCTACTGGGCCAAGGAGAAACGGGGAGTGGGCTAACACCGTTGCTAATGCACCATGATACGGATGACTTGATGCCCTTAGCGTCGCCCATGGGCACCACGTTTCCTGCACACACGGACAACCCACTATTGCGAGATACTGGTGTGATGGGCACGAATGGCAAGCGAGGGCAGCCCGACGAGACACCCAGTGTTTTGGAGATGGAGGACTCGTTCGAGTCCACGCCAGCGTCGCCGTTTGCCTCAGAGCACGTATCGAAACGGGCCAAGCACTAG
- the AFT1 gene encoding DNA-binding transcription factor AFT1 (ancestral locus Anc_6.211), producing the protein MSRQNNNCIDPTTTDAMLEETSSVSSASSTTTSPSSSSSSTSVGNHCSPSILKNHPDASATAAPNTDKIQLNLMFPSNQTYSLVMGPETKQPRTSKQKQNAPPPAQTEDNSVTFAPDNIQIALNQDQNTLIHLDPVPNFNDKADIKPWLQKIFYPQGIEIVIERSDNTKVIFKCKAAKKGRSSNKDKNQASASDPTVTTPNVNHVLLKKKKKRSVSRFNICPFRIRATYSLKRKKWNIVVINNTHSHPLKFNPDSEEYKKFKLKLREDGDLEAIKKFDELEYKTRKNLPIQSSMIPCDCGLTNEIQSFNIVLPSGRTAANSNDTATATSSRPIKKLLSANLISTSNGGNNNNVQKPRTRVNDKRNKENLLKKTTTTNFLTNNGTAPAIPTNRVNSLVENSNSMTDFLDDPFNSSMNIPMNDFAPFNLEAVTNLNEIDFTDIFNKPTTLQQDDGPFSTLNEMHIHDQQTPYAADMSIFSSLDTASLTRFQSPMHDVNDSPLLRNPSNTTNSEMLDYMSNQHTTQENNVIPNNGNNNNNTTLANELDVFKMVDGELKIIEDDNALLKINSTTGRHDNPEMTNTSNEHNPYMFHASPAVQAEGQFWQNNITNNDSINITSSMNQITDNTTNTNSNIQSINMQLIELNNTSKKYDDHNNNNNNNINSHNHNNSN; encoded by the coding sequence ATGAGTCGACAGAATAACAATTGCATTGACCCGACAACGACGGACGCCATGCTGGAGGAAACCTCATCCGTCTCATCtgcttcttcaacaacaacgtCGCCCTCATCATCGTCCTCCTCCACATCAGTGGGAAACCACTGCTCGCCATCCATCCTCAAGAACCATCCGGATGCATCCGCAACTGCTGCCCCCAATACAGATAAGATACAATTGAATCTAATGTTCCCCAGTAATCAAACATACTCTCTAGTGATGGGCCCGGAGACCAAACAACCGAGAACGTCCAAACAGAAACAAAATGCACCACCGCCAGCACAAACAGAGGATAACTCGGTCACATTCGCACCAGATAATATTCAGATCGCATTGAATCAAGACCAAAATACCTTGATTCATTTGGATCCAGTGCCCAATTTTAACGATAAGGCAGATATTAAACCTTGGTTACAGAAGATATTCTACCCGCAAGGTATTGAAATCGTCATTGAAAGATCGGATAATACAAAAGTAATCTTTAAATGTAAAGCTGCAAAGAAGGGAAGAAGTTCCAATAAGGATAAGAATCAAGCTTCTGCCTCGGATCCCACCGTGACAACGCCGAATGTTAATCATGtcttgttgaagaagaagaagaaaagatcCGTTTCTAGGTTCAATATTTGTCCCTTTAGAATTAGAGCAACGTATTCAttaaagaggaagaagtgGAATATCGTCGTCATAAATAACACACATTCTcatccattgaaatttaaCCCGGATTCTGAGGAGTATAAGAAgtttaaattgaaattgaggGAAGACGGTGATTTGGAAGccattaaaaaatttgatgaattggaatataaGACAAGGAAAAATCTGCCCATTCAATCATCTATGATCCCCTGTGATTGTGGGTTAACTAACGAAATTCAAAGTTTTAACATAGTCTTACCTTCGGGAAGAACTGCCGCTAATAGTAATGATACCGCAACAGCAACATCTAGTCGTCCgattaaaaaattgttaAGTGCAAACTTAATTTCAACAAGCAATGGTggcaacaacaataacgTGCAAAAACCAAGAACTAGGGTAAATGATAAGAGAAATAAGgaaaatcttttgaaaaagacaaccacaacaaatttcttaaCTAATAACGGCACAGCACCAGCCATACCGACTAATAGGGTTAACAGCCTGGtggaaaattcaaattcaatgacAGATTTCTTAGATGACCCATTTAATTCCTCCATGAATATTCCCATGAACGATTTTGCACCATTTAATTTGGAAGCAGTAACTAAtcttaatgaaattgattttaccgatattttcaataaaccaACAACTTTACAACAAGATGATGGACCATTTTCAACACTTAACGAAATGCATATTCACGACCAACAAACACCATATGCTGCAGATATGTctattttttcatcattagaTACTGCCAGTTTAACAAGATTCCAATCTCCAATGCATGATGTGAATGATTCACCACTACTTCGAAATCCATCCAACACAACAAACTCAGAAATGTTAGATTATATGTCAAATCAACATACAACGCAGGAAAACAACGTGATACCCAATAATggtaataacaataacaacacTACATTGGCAAACGAACTGGatgttttcaaaatggTGGATggtgaattgaaaattatagAAGATGATAACGCTTTATTAAAGATTAATTCAACGACAGGAAGGCATGATAATCCAGAAATGACTAATACTTCCAATGAACATAATCCATACATGTTCCATGCATCCCCCGCTGTTCAAGCTGAAGGACAATTTTGgcaaaataatattaccaaCAACGACTCGATAAACATTACATCATCCATGAATCAGATAACTGACAATACAACAAACACTAATTCAAACATACAATCCATCAATATGCAACTCATAGAGTTGAATAATACTTCGAAAAAGTACGATgaccacaacaacaacaacaataacaacatcaacagccataatcataataatagtaattaG
- the RPB9 gene encoding DNA-directed RNA polymerase II core subunit RPB9 (ancestral locus Anc_6.212) — protein MTTFRFCRDCNNMLYPREDKENNRLLFECRTCSYVEEAGAPLVYRHELITNIGETAGVVQDIGSDPTLPRSDRECPRCHARDNVFFQSQQRRKDTSMVLFFVCLQCSHIFTSDQKNTRTEFV, from the coding sequence ATGACGACGTTTAGATTTTGCCGTGATTGTAATAACATGTTGTATCCTCGTGAGGATAAGGAGAATAACCGTCTGTTGTTCGAGTGTAGAACCTGCTCGTACGTCGAGGAAGCTGGTGCTCCCTTGGTGTACAGACATGAACTGATTACAAATATTGGTGAGACTGCTGGTGTGGTGCAAGATATTGGGTCCGATCCAACGCTTCCGAGATCGGATAGGGAGTGTCCACGATGTCATGCTCGCGATAATGTGTTTTTCCAATCGCAACAGAGAAGGAAGGATACGTCTATGGTTCTGTTCTTCGTTTGTTTGCAATGTTCTCACATTTTCACTTCTGATCAAAAGAATACCAGAACTGAGTTTGTTTAG
- the MNP1 gene encoding mitochondrial 54S ribosomal protein bL12m (ancestral locus Anc_6.213), whose product MSVSMLTRRSIRLAPRCLALHASPAAVAVQGLRYNSTTPATPKEPTAVEVDPKISTIVDSISKLTLLETSALITELKTRLNIPDIAISSGVPAGGAVGQAGGAAGAAEAEEDANQGKEEEKSIFTIKLEAFDAKTKAKVIKEVKSLLGLSLVEAKKFVEAAPKVLKENVGKEDADKIKTTLEGLGAKISLE is encoded by the coding sequence ATGTCTGTGTCCATGCTTACAAGAAGATCCATCAGATTGGCACCTCGATGCCTGGCCCTACATGCAAGTCCCGCCGCCGTCGCTGTTCAGGGACTCCGTTACAATTCAACTACACCAGCAACACCAAAGGAACCGACCGCAGTGGAAGTAGACCCTAAGATTTCAACTATAGTGGATTCCATCTCTAAATTGACTCTTTTGGAAACGTCTGCTTTGATAACTGAATTGAAAACGAGGTTGAATATCCCCGATATCGCCATTTCATCTGGTGTTCCAGCTGGAGGTGCTGTGGGTCAAGCAGGTGGTGCTGCTGGTGCAGCTGaagctgaagaagatgctAACCAAGGTaaggaagaggaaaaatCAATTTTCACAATTAAATTAGAAGCATTTGATGCCAAGACTAAGGCTAAAGTCATTAAGGAAGTTAAGAGTTTATTAGGTTTGTCACTAGTGGAAGCTAAAAAATTCGTGGAAGCAGCTCCAAAGGTATTAAAGGAAAATGTGGGTAAAGAGGATGCTGATAAGATTAAGACAACATTAGAAGGATTGGGTGCCAAAATCAGTTTGGAATAA